In Thalassoglobus sp. JC818, a single window of DNA contains:
- a CDS encoding DNA translocase FtsK produces the protein MSIAGSNPFASDRLNHAFDYRPEWDVTTLHDAASRWLESRIDSLSASEFADPQRKICVLRADPGVGKTHLFGRLAHRTEKQILTIFVPQIEVLENPMRHFRWHLIETLFQRRSSNKPSALELGLARLAMDSFRDYFTWLPSSVQATHHQLGERLKDDPLAVLEITNGVSAAEAFRNLAEAVASDYAPFATVQNDIARALSLGWAPERMRTDARKWLRGDTLPDSVREEYRFSDEPIETTKLFRAVSALFGHEVPIVLCCDQLDAVLRSETATKDYTNALTALLHEVPNLQIVLSCLDDRWDQVVAWSETSFGSRCDLPEAGKLEQLDEFHIRQLLQRRLATWSGQKATNGNWPLDLDAWAAHYRNDPPTARHLFNQAAGHFQEWLENGQPNVLIRPTKGMDLEDEFQQKWNYELDQIRTDKNRSPDHLQESHIYAIFVEAFNTLRMIEDAQQPPLSEIEEDVLTSTPKYQRFGCAITVGGEQSVLGFTKLESARDFSHYLKAFLKTVGTNKATQGVLVHHDDQPPYGTGKTKELYDEALESGTLRAVSLRDYVTDFEQLHCYWSLLRLAEQQNLVCGGKTLEPDDCRQLAVKSAFLDGNNLLAHCLSEACRPIETNRQRSASAARPDNSTDKNPTLPFVDDEASSNEADRPSEKGSTATAVTVKKSSKTELDWANQRLHLVVEQLRTLNVRVEAMEVRKGPVFARLLVRPLGGTTINKVRNRSEDLKIRLELDNLPFIDSQAGAICVDVELPPDQKRTVAFSEVIKHVPKSRPDTPIFPVGQDVAGTTHWADLSNANMCHFLVSGTTGSGKSEFLKSIVAALANRLAPHELQLILIDPKRVTFNLSGDSPYLHAPVAYTADETIPLLQWAAEETEKRYSQLQKARVSSLAQLQSATGNAPPRIVVVCDEFADLMASKETKEDLETALKTLSAKARAAGIHLILATQRPEKNVVTPIIKTNLPGRIALKVKSKGDSEIAINRPDACQLLGKGDLLWERAASVLRLQSPLVNPEEFEAALRVSS, from the coding sequence ATGTCGATTGCCGGGTCAAATCCATTTGCTTCCGACCGCTTAAATCATGCCTTTGACTATCGACCGGAATGGGACGTCACGACGCTTCACGATGCTGCCAGCCGGTGGCTCGAATCGCGAATCGATTCTCTGTCCGCGAGCGAATTCGCCGATCCTCAGCGAAAGATCTGCGTTTTGCGGGCAGATCCGGGGGTGGGAAAAACTCACCTATTCGGACGACTTGCCCATCGAACTGAGAAACAGATTCTGACGATCTTTGTGCCGCAGATCGAAGTGCTCGAAAACCCGATGCGGCACTTTCGATGGCACCTGATCGAAACGCTGTTTCAACGTCGGTCGTCGAATAAACCGAGCGCTCTTGAACTCGGTTTGGCTCGACTCGCGATGGATTCGTTTCGAGACTATTTCACATGGCTGCCTTCATCGGTTCAGGCTACCCATCATCAACTGGGGGAACGGCTCAAGGACGACCCGCTCGCCGTTTTAGAAATCACCAATGGTGTGTCGGCGGCTGAAGCGTTCCGAAATCTGGCTGAAGCAGTGGCGAGTGATTACGCCCCATTTGCGACAGTTCAAAATGACATCGCCCGAGCTCTTTCGCTGGGATGGGCACCAGAGCGCATGCGCACCGATGCTCGAAAGTGGCTTCGAGGAGACACTCTTCCGGATTCGGTTCGCGAGGAATATCGGTTCAGTGATGAACCGATTGAAACCACGAAGTTGTTTCGTGCGGTGTCTGCGCTGTTCGGACATGAAGTCCCGATTGTGCTCTGCTGTGACCAACTCGATGCAGTGTTGAGAAGCGAAACGGCCACAAAAGACTACACCAACGCCCTGACAGCGCTTTTGCACGAAGTTCCGAATCTTCAAATCGTTCTGTCGTGTCTCGACGACCGATGGGATCAAGTCGTCGCGTGGAGCGAAACATCTTTCGGTTCTCGGTGCGATTTGCCCGAGGCAGGGAAACTTGAACAGCTCGACGAATTTCACATCCGCCAACTTCTTCAGCGACGTCTGGCCACATGGTCTGGCCAAAAGGCGACCAACGGAAATTGGCCACTGGACCTCGACGCCTGGGCGGCACATTATCGCAACGATCCGCCGACAGCCCGCCATTTATTTAATCAGGCAGCTGGACACTTTCAGGAATGGTTGGAGAACGGCCAACCCAATGTCCTGATTCGCCCCACAAAAGGCATGGACCTCGAAGACGAATTCCAGCAGAAGTGGAACTACGAACTCGATCAGATTCGCACGGACAAAAACCGCTCGCCTGACCACCTCCAAGAGAGTCACATCTATGCAATCTTTGTCGAAGCTTTCAACACTCTGCGGATGATCGAAGATGCTCAACAACCACCGCTGAGTGAGATCGAAGAAGATGTTCTCACAAGCACTCCAAAATATCAGCGATTTGGCTGCGCGATCACGGTGGGCGGAGAACAGTCTGTGCTCGGCTTTACGAAACTCGAGAGTGCACGAGATTTTTCACACTACCTCAAAGCCTTCCTGAAGACAGTTGGAACAAACAAAGCGACTCAGGGCGTCCTCGTCCATCACGATGACCAACCTCCTTACGGCACTGGAAAGACGAAGGAGCTTTATGACGAAGCTTTAGAATCTGGCACATTAAGAGCGGTTTCACTTCGCGATTATGTTACAGATTTTGAACAACTCCACTGTTACTGGTCACTCCTTCGACTCGCTGAGCAACAGAATCTGGTTTGTGGTGGGAAGACACTCGAACCGGATGACTGTCGCCAACTGGCCGTGAAATCGGCTTTTCTGGATGGCAACAACCTGCTGGCCCATTGCCTCAGTGAAGCATGCCGCCCGATTGAAACCAATAGGCAACGTTCTGCGTCAGCCGCGCGACCGGATAATTCGACTGACAAGAATCCGACTCTTCCATTTGTTGATGATGAAGCGTCTTCGAATGAAGCAGATCGACCAAGCGAGAAGGGTTCGACGGCGACTGCGGTAACAGTGAAAAAGAGCTCGAAGACGGAACTTGACTGGGCCAATCAGCGACTTCATCTCGTCGTGGAACAACTCCGCACGCTCAATGTTCGAGTCGAAGCGATGGAAGTCCGAAAGGGCCCCGTCTTCGCGAGACTGCTCGTTCGTCCGCTGGGAGGAACAACCATCAATAAAGTGAGGAATAGATCCGAAGATCTAAAGATCCGCCTCGAGTTGGACAATCTTCCATTTATCGATTCACAAGCCGGAGCAATTTGCGTTGACGTGGAACTCCCACCAGATCAGAAAAGGACTGTGGCGTTTTCGGAAGTGATCAAACATGTGCCGAAGTCACGTCCCGACACGCCCATTTTCCCCGTTGGACAGGACGTTGCCGGAACAACACACTGGGCAGATTTGTCCAACGCGAACATGTGCCACTTTCTCGTTTCGGGTACGACGGGAAGCGGAAAGAGCGAATTTCTTAAATCAATTGTCGCTGCTCTGGCGAATCGACTCGCCCCTCACGAGCTGCAATTAATCCTTATCGATCCGAAACGAGTGACATTTAATTTAAGTGGCGACTCTCCTTATCTTCACGCACCGGTTGCTTACACTGCCGACGAGACGATTCCGCTCTTACAGTGGGCAGCGGAGGAGACAGAGAAACGTTATTCGCAGCTGCAAAAAGCCCGCGTCTCAAGTCTCGCTCAACTTCAGAGCGCAACTGGGAACGCCCCGCCGCGCATCGTCGTTGTTTGCGATGAATTCGCTGACCTGATGGCGAGCAAAGAGACGAAGGAGGATCTTGAGACCGCTCTCAAAACTCTCTCCGCTAAAGCGCGAGCGGCTGGTATTCATCTGATCCTGGCGACGCAACGACCGGAGAAGAACGTTGTCACTCCCATTATCAAAACGAATCTGCCCGGACGAATCGCACTCAAAGTGAAATCGAAGGGAGATTCGGAAATTGCCATCAACCGTCCTGACGCATGTCAGTTGCTCGGTAAGGGCGATCTCCTCTGGGAACGTGCTGCGAGTGTTCTGCGACTGCAAAGCCCACTTGTTAATCCCGAAGAGTTCGAGGCAGCACTACGAGTTTCCAGTTAG
- a CDS encoding family 16 glycoside hydrolase: MSRRFCACVLLLTVLFVSPAEAQQSDLLSSADNLELVNVESKMVEYQGKRAVNLNGTQQQGAPDIRGNRPRQAGERAGAGGRGARAESLAILKGIEFTNGTIEVELAGRPNQNAGDNARGFIGIAFHVNKSDPIAYDCFYLRPTNGRADDQLRRNHSCQYMSHPEFPFNVLRRDFPGVYESYVDLAPAEWTQVKIVVDGEKAQLYVNGAEQPCLIVNDLKRAGKTGAIALWMEQSTEAYFRNLVVSEN, encoded by the coding sequence ATGTCACGCCGATTCTGCGCTTGCGTTTTGCTTCTTACAGTCTTATTCGTGAGTCCCGCTGAAGCACAACAATCCGATCTCCTCAGTTCAGCGGACAATCTCGAGCTCGTCAATGTCGAATCGAAGATGGTCGAGTATCAAGGGAAACGAGCCGTCAACCTGAATGGGACTCAACAACAGGGGGCGCCGGACATCCGAGGCAATCGTCCTCGACAAGCAGGTGAGCGTGCTGGCGCTGGTGGTCGAGGGGCTCGTGCCGAGAGTCTGGCAATTCTCAAAGGGATCGAATTCACAAACGGAACAATTGAAGTCGAACTGGCTGGCCGCCCCAATCAGAACGCTGGTGACAATGCTCGTGGTTTCATCGGGATCGCATTTCACGTCAACAAGAGTGATCCGATCGCTTACGACTGTTTTTATCTGCGACCAACAAACGGCCGGGCAGATGATCAATTGCGGCGCAACCACTCATGTCAGTACATGTCGCATCCAGAATTTCCATTCAATGTACTGAGACGCGACTTTCCCGGGGTTTATGAGTCGTACGTCGACCTGGCTCCGGCGGAGTGGACGCAGGTGAAGATTGTTGTTGATGGCGAAAAGGCTCAACTCTATGTGAACGGAGCGGAGCAGCCGTGTTTGATCGTGAATGACCTCAAACGGGCTGGGAAGACGGGCGCAATCGCCCTTTGGATGGAACAGTCGACCGAAGCTTACTTCCGGAATCTCGTCGTTTCGGAGAATTAA
- a CDS encoding CehA/McbA family metallohydrolase, protein MKLPSPFFKLIVLAIGLSSPLSAADGDAKLPFVAEVESQPLLASIARLIEAMEYIGSPLPQSTIDELNRLSEIEDQEVVTQKVQQLLDPLCLAGVALQESGPPTVTAGKAPRELLEQGWRTFLVKVVNEPGHRTRLLIESPNAQPLPHAPADEVSSRWMQLSSFDGQPLKANLSGLELEYRIVQIYSRDPGPKQALLEFTVSNRAGDDGELIREWRFDDDTDGWRAMNQVDLAVSDGSLHVTSSGRDPFMGADVDARGGPLVLRFWAKSDVDGIGQLFWWTKDIPQPTGNRQTNFVIEPNREQLYEVPFHSESQLAGIRLDPLIKPGKIRIDWIDLYSAQRSENWAKLPIDFKCQAATPVTFRIIDSDGLPAFAKFEIKDDEGQVYPAQSKRLAPDFFFQRQIYRGDGETVSLPPGEYTIVCSRGPETIPETKTLTVGESPTELVYRVDRWIDPSLEGWWSGDHHIHAAGCLHYESPTLGVKPEDMIRHIMGEDLKVGCCLTWGPCFDFQKRFFTGEVAEQSRSPYTLRYDVEVSGFGSHASGHLNLLNLQEQIYPGGESKEHWPTLGLNTLRWAKEQGAVCGPAHSSLGLTRFVGRLPETDGMDGANSLPNYSIPIFDGIGANEFIVDVTHQVPGPDGKLVPAVDFISTMNTERVAEWNMWYHTLNCGFRVAASGETDFPCMSGDRVGIGRVYAQVDGELTFSKWVKSIGNGRSYVSDGTCHLLNFQAEVGNESARMGIDGSELKVASGDQVTFTVQAAARLDGAPDLPVELIVNGYPVDSATLKADGTETEITFETDFVESQWVAIRVFPQAHTNPIHIVVDGKPQRPVNASARWCLAGVEQCWKSKQNTYASEEQADAEAAYEHARRTYQELIEQSDQ, encoded by the coding sequence ATGAAATTGCCATCGCCGTTTTTCAAACTCATCGTTCTTGCAATCGGTCTCAGTTCACCACTTTCAGCTGCTGACGGTGATGCGAAGTTGCCTTTCGTCGCGGAGGTCGAATCACAACCGTTACTGGCATCAATCGCTCGACTGATTGAAGCCATGGAATACATTGGCAGCCCGCTCCCGCAGTCCACGATCGACGAACTGAATCGGCTCTCTGAAATCGAAGACCAAGAAGTGGTGACGCAAAAAGTTCAGCAGTTGCTTGATCCACTTTGCCTGGCCGGGGTCGCCTTGCAAGAGAGTGGTCCGCCGACGGTCACAGCAGGAAAAGCTCCGCGAGAGCTACTCGAACAAGGTTGGCGAACGTTCCTTGTCAAGGTCGTGAATGAACCGGGTCATCGAACGCGACTGTTGATCGAAAGTCCGAATGCTCAGCCGCTCCCACACGCACCAGCTGACGAAGTTTCATCTCGGTGGATGCAGCTCTCTTCATTTGATGGACAGCCTCTCAAAGCGAATTTGAGTGGCTTGGAATTGGAGTATCGGATTGTGCAGATTTACAGTCGCGATCCCGGTCCGAAACAAGCTCTTCTTGAGTTTACCGTGAGTAACCGAGCAGGTGACGACGGCGAATTGATTCGCGAATGGCGATTCGATGATGATACCGATGGCTGGCGAGCGATGAATCAGGTTGACCTCGCTGTCAGCGATGGATCTCTGCATGTGACTTCAAGTGGCAGAGATCCATTCATGGGAGCAGACGTCGATGCTCGTGGCGGACCATTGGTCCTCCGCTTTTGGGCGAAGTCAGACGTCGACGGAATTGGACAACTCTTCTGGTGGACGAAAGACATTCCTCAGCCGACTGGAAATCGCCAAACAAATTTCGTCATCGAACCAAATCGTGAACAGCTCTACGAGGTACCGTTTCACTCAGAAAGCCAGCTTGCCGGAATCCGTCTCGATCCGCTTATTAAGCCGGGAAAGATTCGAATTGACTGGATTGATCTGTACTCAGCTCAACGATCAGAGAACTGGGCAAAACTTCCCATCGATTTCAAATGTCAGGCAGCCACACCTGTGACATTTCGCATCATCGACAGCGATGGGTTGCCAGCATTTGCAAAATTCGAGATCAAAGACGACGAAGGACAAGTCTATCCCGCTCAGTCGAAACGATTGGCTCCAGACTTCTTTTTCCAACGGCAGATCTATCGCGGAGATGGAGAAACAGTCTCTCTTCCACCGGGTGAATATACAATTGTCTGCTCACGAGGTCCTGAGACGATCCCCGAAACCAAGACGCTTACTGTCGGAGAATCTCCAACGGAGCTGGTCTACCGTGTTGACCGCTGGATTGATCCGTCGCTGGAAGGCTGGTGGTCTGGTGATCATCACATCCATGCTGCCGGGTGCCTGCACTATGAAAGCCCGACGCTCGGTGTGAAGCCGGAAGATATGATCCGTCACATCATGGGTGAAGATCTGAAAGTCGGCTGCTGCTTGACCTGGGGCCCGTGTTTCGATTTCCAGAAACGTTTCTTCACCGGAGAAGTCGCGGAGCAATCACGCTCCCCATATACGTTGCGCTACGATGTCGAAGTTTCCGGATTTGGCTCGCATGCGTCCGGGCATCTTAACCTCCTCAATTTACAGGAGCAGATTTATCCCGGCGGAGAATCCAAAGAGCACTGGCCGACACTTGGACTCAACACGCTTCGCTGGGCGAAAGAGCAGGGGGCTGTCTGCGGTCCGGCTCACTCTTCACTCGGGCTGACTCGGTTTGTGGGTCGACTCCCTGAAACCGACGGAATGGACGGAGCGAATTCACTTCCGAATTACAGTATTCCAATCTTCGATGGCATCGGCGCCAACGAATTCATTGTCGACGTGACTCACCAGGTTCCAGGCCCCGATGGGAAACTCGTTCCAGCTGTCGATTTCATTTCGACGATGAATACGGAACGCGTTGCAGAATGGAATATGTGGTATCACACTCTGAACTGTGGCTTTCGCGTCGCAGCGAGTGGTGAAACCGATTTTCCCTGCATGAGTGGCGACCGCGTGGGAATTGGCCGCGTGTATGCACAAGTCGACGGCGAGTTGACCTTCAGCAAATGGGTGAAGTCAATTGGCAATGGGAGAAGCTACGTCAGCGACGGCACTTGTCATCTGTTGAACTTTCAAGCCGAAGTGGGTAACGAGTCGGCGCGAATGGGAATTGATGGCAGCGAACTTAAGGTCGCATCTGGAGATCAGGTCACCTTCACCGTTCAAGCCGCCGCACGTTTGGATGGTGCTCCCGACTTGCCGGTCGAATTGATTGTCAACGGCTACCCTGTTGACTCCGCAACGCTGAAAGCAGATGGAACCGAAACTGAAATTACTTTCGAAACGGATTTTGTCGAGAGTCAATGGGTCGCCATCCGCGTTTTTCCGCAGGCGCATACGAACCCCATTCACATCGTCGTCGACGGTAAGCCACAACGACCGGTTAACGCGAGTGCCCGGTGGTGCCTAGCTGGAGTCGAACAGTGCTGGAAATCGAAACAGAACACTTACGCCTCGGAAGAACAAGCTGATGCCGAAGCTGCTTACGAGCACGCCCGCCGCACGTATCAAGAACTCATCGAACAGAGCGACCAATAG
- a CDS encoding PQQ-binding-like beta-propeller repeat protein, whose product MSRIQQSVAFLFLCLTTVSVNADWQRFRGPNGTGVAESAAPVAFGENRKIQWKTPLPGRGVSSPIVVGDMVFVTCYSGYGMGGENEQIENLTRHLVCLDRTSGDILWKSNVAVKLPEDPFEGIGVPRHGYASQTPVSDGENVFAFFGKSGVYAYDFYGNELWNQSVGTGSGPRAWGSSASPIANDEAVIVNASDESESIVWLDKKTGEEKFRAGPVDGLVNVWGTPVLVNAPSGQEVVIAASGEIWGLNASSGKLKWYATGGSEDPRSSCIVDGEVVYVMNGSRGGVGAVALEAGGSKDVSESNTVWKGQTSTEYGTPVLHDGHLYSVSRSVMTCLNAETGERVYQKRLDTGETVGDGEGEQRGGMRRGGGGGMRSQSGPPSNGGDYASPVLADGKIYVTTDTGVVYVVAAKPEFELIATNDMTFDNSGFGATPAISDGQLFLRSHTHLYCIGDD is encoded by the coding sequence ATGTCCCGCATACAACAATCGGTCGCTTTTCTGTTTTTGTGCCTAACTACCGTGTCCGTGAACGCCGATTGGCAACGATTTCGCGGACCCAACGGAACGGGGGTTGCTGAGTCGGCGGCTCCTGTTGCTTTCGGAGAGAATCGCAAGATTCAATGGAAGACACCGCTTCCCGGTCGAGGTGTTTCCAGCCCGATCGTCGTCGGTGACATGGTGTTTGTTACCTGCTATTCAGGCTATGGAATGGGTGGCGAGAACGAGCAGATCGAAAACCTTACTCGGCATCTGGTTTGTCTCGACAGAACGTCGGGAGACATTCTCTGGAAGTCGAATGTCGCAGTGAAACTCCCGGAAGACCCGTTCGAAGGCATCGGAGTTCCGCGTCACGGATATGCCAGCCAGACGCCCGTTAGCGATGGAGAGAACGTCTTCGCATTCTTCGGGAAATCAGGCGTCTATGCTTACGATTTCTATGGCAATGAACTTTGGAACCAGTCGGTCGGAACTGGTTCGGGACCGAGAGCATGGGGATCGAGTGCCAGCCCAATCGCGAATGATGAGGCCGTCATCGTGAATGCGTCCGATGAGTCGGAATCGATCGTTTGGCTGGACAAGAAGACGGGTGAGGAAAAGTTTCGGGCAGGCCCGGTTGATGGTTTGGTGAATGTCTGGGGAACGCCTGTCCTGGTGAATGCTCCAAGCGGCCAGGAAGTTGTGATCGCTGCGTCTGGTGAGATTTGGGGACTGAACGCTTCTTCCGGAAAACTGAAATGGTATGCAACTGGAGGATCGGAAGATCCGCGATCAAGCTGCATTGTCGATGGTGAAGTCGTTTATGTGATGAACGGAAGCCGTGGTGGTGTGGGCGCCGTTGCCCTGGAAGCTGGTGGATCAAAAGATGTCAGCGAGTCAAACACTGTTTGGAAGGGGCAGACGTCGACGGAATATGGGACCCCTGTTCTCCACGATGGTCACCTTTACTCGGTCAGCCGTAGCGTGATGACATGCCTGAACGCCGAAACTGGCGAACGTGTTTATCAAAAGCGACTCGACACAGGCGAGACTGTCGGTGATGGCGAAGGCGAACAGCGAGGAGGAATGCGACGCGGAGGAGGAGGTGGAATGAGAAGCCAAAGTGGCCCACCGTCAAATGGTGGCGACTATGCATCGCCTGTTCTCGCTGACGGAAAGATCTATGTGACCACCGATACCGGTGTCGTTTACGTTGTCGCAGCGAAACCAGAGTTTGAGCTCATCGCGACCAATGACATGACGTTCGACAACAGTGGATTCGGCGCGACTCCTGCTATCAGCGACGGCCAACTGTTTCTTCGCTCGCACACACACTTGTACTGCATCGGTGACGATTAA
- a CDS encoding chloroperoxidase: MMLFQKANRRRQKLQNSAATAIVRLEERVLLSATGQAIDNIDAPNTVLNVDVDSTELDSSDIDDFGSMAVSSDVVLSWNDFFGELLVADVTKQNPGYASRSMAMFNLAIYDSVQFASGNSGGTFFNYNSDILNTTGSISAEVASTQAAYTVLSELYPDQQANIDSFYASVLDGLPSSSKTEDSFELGTQIGNAIIAARANDGSDAVLDYTFSDGAGYFQVDPLNPDVPVWGPAWGEVETFAISSPEGFAPESTPALTSEEYAASYNEVKELGSFDSNVRTEDQTEAGLFWAYDNEGMGTPIALYNDVLITIAEQQGNTFEENAALFAQTSVAMADAAIVAWHTKFDENFWRPVTAIHEGDNDGNPLTEGDPNWTALGAPDGQGDIIGFTPQFPTYISGHATFGGALFGSLQEFYGTDDISFDLTSVELELLLADPDLQEAYGLDLDDAVRSFDSLSEAMAENGRSRVYLGIHFDFDDLVGQEVGQAVAFSVASDFEVNGHDGDHHDKVRGNHHRSHHNNSGKNENKNGKHRSQKKSDHNRRDLQADVASKESRDFWNQTVQGSSGHDNGVHRPSRETNWMFASNDQKDVRNGSQRRGR, encoded by the coding sequence ATGATGTTGTTTCAAAAAGCGAATCGACGCCGACAAAAACTTCAGAACTCGGCAGCCACAGCCATTGTGCGACTGGAAGAACGCGTGCTGCTTTCAGCAACTGGTCAAGCGATTGACAACATTGATGCTCCGAACACAGTGTTGAACGTCGACGTAGATAGCACCGAACTTGATTCCAGTGACATCGATGACTTCGGTTCCATGGCTGTGAGTTCGGATGTCGTTCTGTCGTGGAATGACTTTTTTGGCGAACTACTCGTCGCTGACGTTACAAAACAGAATCCCGGTTACGCTTCGAGGTCGATGGCGATGTTCAATCTCGCCATTTACGATTCCGTTCAATTCGCCTCGGGAAACTCAGGCGGAACGTTTTTTAACTACAACTCGGATATTCTAAATACAACAGGTTCGATTTCTGCGGAAGTTGCATCGACTCAGGCAGCCTACACGGTGTTGAGTGAACTCTACCCTGATCAGCAAGCCAATATCGATTCCTTCTATGCAAGCGTCCTTGATGGACTTCCTTCAAGTTCCAAGACAGAAGACAGTTTTGAGCTAGGAACGCAAATCGGAAATGCAATCATCGCAGCCCGTGCAAACGACGGTTCAGATGCGGTTCTCGATTACACATTCTCCGATGGTGCGGGCTACTTTCAAGTCGACCCGCTGAACCCAGATGTCCCGGTCTGGGGACCTGCTTGGGGAGAAGTTGAAACTTTCGCTATCTCGTCGCCGGAAGGATTTGCACCTGAGAGCACACCTGCCCTGACGAGTGAGGAGTACGCAGCTTCTTACAATGAGGTGAAAGAACTTGGTTCGTTCGATAGCAATGTGCGAACGGAAGACCAGACCGAAGCTGGTCTCTTCTGGGCTTACGACAACGAAGGAATGGGGACACCAATCGCCCTCTACAACGATGTCCTCATCACGATTGCTGAACAGCAAGGCAATACATTCGAGGAGAACGCTGCCTTGTTCGCTCAAACTTCGGTCGCCATGGCAGATGCCGCGATCGTCGCCTGGCATACTAAGTTCGACGAAAACTTCTGGCGACCAGTTACTGCGATTCACGAAGGCGACAATGACGGAAATCCGCTGACCGAAGGAGACCCCAACTGGACAGCTTTAGGAGCCCCAGATGGACAAGGCGACATCATCGGTTTCACACCCCAGTTCCCGACCTATATTTCAGGTCATGCGACGTTTGGCGGCGCGCTCTTCGGATCGTTACAAGAGTTCTATGGAACAGATGATATTTCCTTCGATCTGACATCTGTGGAGTTGGAACTTCTGCTTGCTGACCCTGATCTTCAGGAGGCATACGGGTTGGATCTTGATGATGCTGTTCGATCGTTCGATTCGTTGAGTGAAGCGATGGCGGAAAACGGACGCAGTCGTGTGTACCTGGGAATTCATTTCGACTTCGACGATTTAGTTGGGCAGGAAGTCGGTCAGGCAGTCGCTTTCAGTGTCGCGAGTGATTTTGAAGTCAACGGACATGACGGCGATCACCATGACAAAGTCCGAGGCAACCATCATAGAAGCCATCACAACAATTCCGGAAAGAATGAAAACAAGAATGGCAAGCACCGTTCTCAGAAGAAGTCAGATCACAATCGCCGAGATCTTCAAGCCGATGTCGCGTCGAAGGAATCACGCGATTTCTGGAATCAAACGGTTCAAGGCTCTTCAGGTCACGACAACGGAGTGCATCGCCCGTCGAGGGAAACCAATTGGATGTTTGCATCCAATGATCAGAAAGACGTGAGGAATGGAAGCCAGCGAAGAGGTCGATAA
- a CDS encoding serine/threonine-protein kinase yields the protein MPIKELIDLVSILAPVVNAGYPHIRGAVRSFCYTRRQDRILEFLGNLGTTTDHQIRRLVVDWERRQDVPLDETTLEQLCATLINLSHGAKFLTTQGTLRSSLIRSDKMIDLLLSQIETKLKKGDQIAPGHDWYVERFLGMGSFGEVWMGINQGYPESRAFKFFTQEDGKDWLLREQSNLSKIKQKLNDHPNVIQYLDVVTHCQYPFLALEYAGGGSLEDWILENRSDRVDLLISDAVRGLIDGIAEAHRWDICHRDLKPANIILTNAQNHPQIKITDFGLAKDFNERQQSNAGETISIGTPLYLPPEASTPGREVDGFRADVFAIGVIWFQLLTNSLERPPYDFAHRLRDHAADSHTIRVLTRCLASPEYRYANALELREDLSEIIPFRVDIPEGIIDVQHVFREYLSE from the coding sequence ATGCCAATCAAAGAATTAATTGACCTGGTCTCAATTCTGGCTCCAGTGGTCAATGCTGGTTATCCCCATATTCGTGGGGCGGTGCGCAGCTTCTGTTATACACGACGGCAGGATCGAATCCTCGAGTTCCTCGGCAACTTAGGCACGACGACCGATCACCAGATTCGCCGGTTAGTCGTTGATTGGGAACGACGGCAAGATGTTCCGCTGGACGAGACGACACTCGAACAACTCTGTGCAACTCTCATCAATCTCAGCCACGGGGCGAAATTCCTCACCACGCAAGGGACACTCCGCAGCAGCCTGATTCGTTCCGATAAGATGATCGATCTGCTGCTCTCGCAAATCGAGACCAAGTTGAAAAAAGGAGACCAGATTGCTCCCGGCCATGACTGGTACGTTGAACGATTTCTCGGAATGGGAAGCTTCGGCGAAGTCTGGATGGGGATTAACCAGGGTTATCCGGAGTCACGGGCTTTCAAGTTTTTCACTCAGGAAGACGGGAAGGACTGGCTCTTACGTGAGCAGTCCAATCTTTCGAAGATTAAACAGAAGCTGAACGATCATCCGAACGTCATTCAGTATCTCGATGTCGTCACTCACTGCCAGTATCCATTTCTCGCACTCGAATACGCTGGTGGAGGTTCGCTCGAAGACTGGATTCTCGAGAATCGCAGTGATCGAGTTGATTTGCTGATCTCAGATGCAGTGCGTGGATTGATTGACGGCATCGCCGAAGCGCATCGCTGGGACATTTGCCATCGCGACCTGAAACCAGCCAACATCATTCTGACGAATGCCCAAAATCATCCACAAATCAAGATCACTGATTTCGGACTTGCCAAAGACTTTAATGAGCGTCAGCAATCGAACGCAGGGGAAACAATCTCCATTGGTACTCCCCTCTATCTTCCACCGGAAGCGTCGACTCCCGGACGAGAAGTCGACGGTTTCCGTGCCGATGTTTTTGCAATCGGCGTGATTTGGTTTCAGCTGCTGACGAATTCGCTCGAGCGCCCACCGTATGACTTCGCTCATCGACTTCGCGATCACGCTGCCGACTCACACACAATTCGAGTTCTGACACGCTGCCTGGCCAGCCCCGAGTACCGTTACGCAAATGCACTGGAGCTTCGAGAAGATCTCTCTGAGATCATTCCTTTTCGAGTGGACATTCCTGAAGGAATCATCGACGTGCAGCACGTCTTTCGCGAATATCTGAGCGAATAA